One region of Quercus lobata isolate SW786 chromosome 2, ValleyOak3.0 Primary Assembly, whole genome shotgun sequence genomic DNA includes:
- the LOC115976885 gene encoding polypyrimidine tract-binding protein homolog 1 isoform X2, with product MSTSGQPQFRYTQTPSKVLHLRNLPWECTEEELIELCKPFGKIVNTKCNVGANRNQAFVEFGDLNQAISMVSYYASSSEPAQVRGKTVYIQYSNRHEIVNNKSPGDVPGNVLLVTIEGVEAGDVSIDVIHLVFSAFGFVHKIATFEKAAGFQALIQFSDAETASAARNALNERSIPRYLLPEHVNSCHLRISYSAHTDLNIKFQSHRSRDYTNPYLPVNPTAIEGIVQPAVGPDGKKKELESNVLLASIENMQYAVTVDVLHTVFSAFGTVQKIAIFEKNGQTQALVQYPDVNTAAVAREALEGHCIYDGGYCLQ from the exons ATGTCGACCTCCGGGCAGCCCCAGTTCCGGTACACCCAGACCCCATCAAAGGTCCTCCATCTCCGCAATCTCCCATGGGAGTGCACTGAGGAGGAGCTCATCGAGCTCTGTAAACCCTTCGGCAAGATCGTCAACACCAAGTGCAACGTCGGCGCTAATCGCAACCAGGCCTTCGTCGAATTC GGTGATTTAAATCAAGCAATTTCAATGGTTTCATATTACGCATCATCTTCAGAGCCTGCACAAGTTCGTGGTAAAACTGTgtatattcaatattcaaatagaCATGAAATTGTCAACAACAAAAGTCCCGGTGATGTTCCCGGAAATGTCTTATTGGTAACCATTGAGGGTGTAGAGGCTGGCGACGTTAGCATTGACGTTATTCACTTG GTATTTTCTGCATTTGGCTTTGTGCATAAAATTGCTACTTTTGAGAAGGCTGCAGGTTTCCAG GCATTAATCCAGTTCTCTGATGCTGAGACTGCATCTGCAGCAAGGAATGCATTAAATGAAAGAAGCATACCCAG GTATCTGCTTCCAGAGCATGTTAATTCATGTCACTTGCGTATTTCATATTCTGCACACACTGATCTGAACATCAAGTTCCAGTCTCACAGAAGCAG GGACTATACAAATCCATACCTTCCTGTGAATCCTACTGCAATTGAGGGAATTGTGCAG CCTGCTGTAGGGCCtgatggaaaaaagaaagaactcgAGAGCAATGTGCTTCTTGCTTCAATTGAGAACATGCAGTATGCTGTCACTGTGGATGTTCTTCACACG GTATTCTCTGCATTTGGTACCGTTCAGAAAATTGCTATATTTGAGAAGAATGGTCAAACTCAGGCACTCGTCCAATATCCCG